In bacterium (Candidatus Blackallbacteria) CG13_big_fil_rev_8_21_14_2_50_49_14, a genomic segment contains:
- a CDS encoding cystathionine gamma-synthase, whose amino-acid sequence MRFATRAIHIGQEADSATGATIVPIYQTSTYTQTDIGEHKGYEYSRTGNPTRAALEKCLASLEEGKFGLAFASGMAATSTVISLLNAGDHVIACNDLYGGTYRVFTKVFNRLGIAFDFVDAREIENIQAAIRPETRMVWLETPTNPLLRLSDIQAIAELSQQRGLKLVVDNTFMSPYFQQPLKLGADLVVHSTTKYIGGHSDVIGGAVMTNDPDLYAQLQFLQNSMGAVPGPMDCWLTLRGLKTLALRMQAHEKNALRIAAFLATHPKISQVYYPGLDSHPQYLLAKKQMSGFGGMISFEVTGGIEAGKTVARSTQIFSLAESLGGVESLIGHPATMTHAAIPAAQRQAVGLSDGLIRISVGIEDPEDLIEDLKQALERV is encoded by the coding sequence ATGCGTTTTGCCACCCGTGCTATTCATATCGGCCAAGAAGCCGACTCTGCAACTGGCGCCACTATTGTTCCGATTTATCAAACCTCAACCTATACACAAACAGATATTGGCGAACACAAGGGATACGAGTATTCCCGCACGGGCAATCCCACGCGCGCCGCGCTTGAAAAATGTCTTGCCTCCCTTGAAGAAGGCAAATTTGGCCTGGCCTTTGCCTCTGGCATGGCAGCCACCAGTACGGTGATCTCACTGCTGAACGCCGGGGATCATGTGATTGCCTGCAATGATCTCTATGGTGGAACCTACCGGGTTTTTACCAAAGTTTTCAATCGTCTGGGCATTGCCTTTGATTTTGTAGATGCGCGGGAAATTGAAAATATTCAAGCAGCCATTCGCCCAGAAACACGTATGGTCTGGCTCGAAACCCCCACCAATCCCCTGCTGCGTCTATCAGATATTCAGGCGATCGCAGAACTGAGCCAGCAACGGGGTTTGAAACTGGTGGTCGATAATACCTTTATGAGCCCCTATTTTCAACAGCCCTTAAAATTAGGCGCCGATCTGGTCGTTCACAGTACCACCAAATATATTGGGGGGCACAGTGATGTGATTGGCGGAGCTGTCATGACAAATGATCCTGACCTGTACGCGCAACTTCAATTTTTACAGAACAGCATGGGAGCCGTTCCTGGCCCCATGGACTGCTGGCTCACCCTGCGGGGCCTCAAAACACTGGCCCTGCGGATGCAGGCCCATGAAAAAAACGCCTTGAGAATTGCAGCGTTTCTCGCCACCCACCCCAAAATCAGTCAGGTCTATTATCCTGGCCTAGACTCTCACCCCCAGTATCTGCTGGCAAAAAAACAGATGAGTGGATTTGGTGGCATGATCTCTTTTGAGGTTACCGGCGGCATTGAGGCCGGAAAAACAGTTGCCCGCTCCACCCAGATTTTTTCTCTGGCAGAAAGCCTGGGAGGAGTCGAATCTCTGATTGGACATCCAGCCACCATGACCCATGCCGCTATTCCCGCAGCACAACGTCAGGCCGTAGGCCTCAGTGATGGCTTGATTCGTATTTCAGTGGGAATTGAAGATCCTGAGGATCTGATTGAAGATCTAAAACAGGCTTTGGAAAGAGTTTGA
- the feoB gene encoding ferrous iron transport protein B, with product MTVSTSPSSIQPDRQTRELVIAFAGNPNVGKTALINALSGSRLKVGNWPGVTVEKKEATMSYGDYQLRLIDLPGTYSLTPYTLEERVCRDFLLTTPPDLIINVIDASNLEKGLHLTAQLLEMEIPLVMALNMWDEFQEKGFRLDTDKLSEQLGLAVVPTIGPTQWGTDALLKAALTALNAEKPAKPFLYSPELEQEIEKKALELASLLALKQPLKANRWLSLQFLEQEPQTLEKLQELYGESLLPLIQKAEQDSAALEELPQRISQSRNQSIARLVGQILQEPAQNIHDRTDQLDRVLLNEWTGIPVFLGVLYLVFKMTFDISTPLVDFVDGFFNGFLAYWAEHLLLSLHFPHFLISLLKEGVIGGVGLVLSFVPILVFLYLFLAILEESGYMARAAFLMDRFMFRFGLHGKAFVPLLVGFGCNVPAVYASRALENQTDRKITVAILSFMSCGAKLPIYALFTSVFFEQYQALVILLLYLTGIGVAIFWALVLRKTKFKSEIPVFLMELPPYRVPTFKMLGASIWIKTRAFIQQAGTVIAVAMILLWCLVNLPYGAPTSETVLARSAQSIAPLFKPLGFGDHWEPVASILPGFMAKEMVVGTLGVVMSVQSAEATAADRSLQQDIIEQLNAFGKAGKAILNNLIGNLLPNTFVMENTQKDSPLTLRIREKFTPLSAFSYMVFNLLLLSCISVVGAVTHEFGHAYLGFILFLTSGTAYTVAALVYNLGRLLGLT from the coding sequence CTGACCGTGTCAACCTCTCCTTCCTCAATTCAGCCGGACAGACAAACCCGTGAACTGGTCATTGCCTTTGCTGGTAACCCCAATGTAGGCAAAACCGCTTTGATCAATGCGCTCTCAGGCAGTCGCCTCAAGGTTGGCAATTGGCCCGGTGTCACCGTTGAAAAAAAAGAAGCAACCATGTCCTATGGGGATTACCAACTGCGTCTGATCGACTTGCCTGGAACCTATAGTCTGACACCCTATACCCTTGAAGAAAGGGTTTGCCGTGATTTCTTGCTGACCACTCCTCCCGATCTGATTATCAATGTGATCGATGCCAGCAATCTTGAGAAAGGCTTGCATCTGACTGCTCAGCTTCTGGAAATGGAAATTCCCTTGGTGATGGCCTTGAATATGTGGGATGAATTTCAGGAAAAAGGTTTTCGGCTGGATACAGACAAGCTTTCTGAACAGTTGGGGCTGGCGGTTGTGCCTACGATTGGCCCTACCCAGTGGGGAACAGACGCTCTTTTAAAGGCTGCACTCACGGCCTTGAATGCTGAAAAACCGGCAAAACCCTTTTTATATTCGCCTGAGTTAGAGCAAGAGATAGAAAAGAAAGCCCTGGAGCTGGCTTCGCTTTTAGCGCTTAAGCAGCCTCTCAAAGCCAACCGTTGGCTCAGCCTTCAATTTTTGGAACAAGAGCCCCAAACGCTTGAAAAACTTCAGGAACTCTATGGAGAATCTCTGCTCCCCCTGATCCAGAAGGCAGAGCAAGACTCTGCTGCTTTGGAGGAGCTTCCGCAACGTATCAGTCAGTCACGCAATCAAAGCATTGCCAGGCTGGTAGGGCAGATTCTTCAGGAACCCGCTCAAAATATACATGACCGAACAGATCAACTGGATCGCGTGCTTTTAAATGAATGGACAGGCATTCCGGTCTTTTTGGGGGTTTTGTATCTGGTTTTTAAAATGACCTTTGATATCAGCACCCCCCTGGTGGATTTCGTCGATGGTTTTTTTAATGGTTTTTTAGCTTATTGGGCCGAGCATCTTTTGCTCAGTCTGCATTTCCCCCATTTTCTGATCTCGCTTTTAAAAGAGGGGGTGATTGGTGGGGTGGGTCTGGTGCTTAGTTTTGTACCCATTTTGGTTTTTCTCTATCTTTTTTTGGCGATTTTGGAAGAGAGTGGCTATATGGCGCGCGCTGCTTTCTTAATGGACCGTTTTATGTTTCGTTTTGGCTTGCATGGGAAGGCCTTTGTGCCTCTTCTGGTCGGGTTTGGCTGCAACGTACCGGCTGTTTATGCCAGTCGGGCCCTCGAAAACCAGACCGATCGCAAGATCACGGTGGCGATTCTTTCCTTTATGTCCTGTGGTGCCAAACTGCCAATTTACGCACTGTTTACTTCGGTTTTCTTTGAACAGTACCAGGCCTTGGTCATTTTGCTTTTGTATCTAACCGGTATTGGGGTTGCGATTTTTTGGGCCCTGGTTTTGAGAAAAACAAAATTCAAGTCTGAAATACCGGTTTTTTTGATGGAGTTGCCGCCCTACCGGGTGCCCACCTTTAAAATGCTGGGGGCTTCGATTTGGATCAAGACCCGCGCCTTTATCCAGCAGGCAGGAACTGTCATTGCCGTGGCGATGATTTTGCTCTGGTGTCTTGTGAATTTGCCCTATGGTGCTCCCACCTCAGAAACGGTTTTGGCCCGCTCAGCCCAAAGTATTGCGCCCTTGTTCAAGCCCTTGGGGTTTGGCGACCACTGGGAGCCCGTTGCGTCGATTCTGCCGGGTTTTATGGCCAAAGAAATGGTGGTGGGTACGCTTGGGGTGGTCATGAGTGTTCAGAGCGCTGAAGCAACAGCCGCTGACCGCTCGCTTCAGCAGGACATCATTGAACAACTGAATGCTTTTGGGAAAGCTGGCAAAGCGATCTTGAATAACTTAATCGGCAATCTCTTGCCCAATACCTTTGTTATGGAAAATACGCAAAAAGATTCTCCGCTTACTTTGAGAATTAGAGAAAAGTTTACTCCTTTGTCGGCTTTTTCGTATATGGTATTTAATTTGCTGCTTTTATCCTGTATTTCTGTTGTGGGGGCAGTCACCCATGAGTTTGGCCATGCTTATCTGGGCTTTATTTTGTTTTTGACTTCCGGAACCGCTTATACGGTGGCCGCTCTGGTCTATAATCTGGGGCGCTTGTTGGGGTTGACATGA